In a single window of the Lebetimonas sp. JH292 genome:
- a CDS encoding acyl-CoA dehydratase activase produces the protein MYYGVDIGSTYTKIVGIDDNKNIIDIKVLDTVINPDEQVKEYLKDKPIETLVATGYGRYMMQEAFDVPVISEIKAHAKGAYFFFPDVRTVIDLGGQDSKVIKVTEGGNFDNFKMNDKCAAGTGKFIEMAAVKLQIPLDEFGDFCKKADKTIQISSMCAVFAESEVISLMAKKEKPENIGYGIIDSIASRLAGMAKSIRPEDKIVFTGGGAKNSLLRELLSKKLKKEVYTPEYPQMMGAFGAALAGYETTKGVTNE, from the coding sequence ATGTATTACGGAGTTGACATAGGCTCAACCTATACAAAAATTGTTGGAATTGATGATAATAAAAACATAATTGACATTAAAGTATTAGATACCGTTATAAATCCCGACGAACAGGTAAAAGAATATTTAAAAGATAAACCTATTGAAACCCTGGTTGCAACAGGTTATGGAAGATATATGATGCAAGAAGCGTTTGACGTTCCTGTAATCAGCGAAATAAAAGCCCATGCAAAAGGGGCTTATTTTTTCTTTCCGGATGTAAGAACTGTTATTGATTTAGGAGGACAGGACAGCAAGGTAATAAAAGTAACCGAAGGCGGAAATTTTGATAATTTCAAAATGAACGACAAATGTGCGGCCGGAACCGGAAAATTTATAGAAATGGCGGCTGTAAAACTCCAGATTCCGCTTGATGAGTTTGGAGATTTTTGTAAAAAAGCTGACAAAACAATCCAGATATCTTCAATGTGTGCGGTATTTGCCGAATCAGAAGTAATTTCTCTTATGGCAAAAAAAGAAAAGCCTGAAAATATAGGATACGGAATTATTGATTCAATAGCATCAAGATTAGCCGGAATGGCCAAAAGCATTAGACCGGAAGACAAAATCGTTTTTACCGGGGGAGGAGCTAAAAATTCACTTCTTAGGGAATTGCTTTCAAAAAAATTAAAAAAAGAAGTATACACACCGGAATATCCTCAGATGATGGGGGCATTCGGAGCGGCTCTTGCCGGATACGAAACAACAAAAGGAGTAACAAATGAATAA
- a CDS encoding 4Fe-4S dicluster domain-containing protein, translating to MCRAFEYIAICAKDGVILINEDKCDINCAENKQSCAKACPFDAIVFDKKAKKCDMCFDRIIQGDIPRCVSICPGGALVYGNLKNPKGQLKELLENNPTLKYALYHHLATFTDVTPIYKEKYGFYETKKPKADKIVNTVCLACNARCGLRIAVKDNKCVQVDGNPYHPYNRDFNQISYSTDIEKSFKYSASTCAKPQMNNEYVYNPYRITKPLKTVKEEAENSNL from the coding sequence TTGTGCCGAGCGTTTGAATATATTGCAATTTGTGCAAAAGATGGAGTTATATTAATAAATGAAGACAAATGTGATATCAATTGTGCCGAAAATAAACAAAGTTGTGCTAAAGCCTGTCCTTTTGACGCTATAGTTTTTGATAAAAAAGCAAAAAAATGCGATATGTGTTTTGACAGAATTATTCAAGGAGACATTCCAAGATGTGTCAGTATTTGCCCAGGCGGGGCTTTAGTTTATGGAAATCTTAAAAATCCTAAAGGACAATTAAAAGAACTTCTAGAAAACAATCCAACTTTAAAATATGCACTTTATCACCATTTAGCGACTTTTACTGATGTTACACCTATTTATAAAGAAAAATATGGATTTTATGAAACAAAAAAACCAAAAGCAGATAAAATAGTAAATACCGTCTGTTTAGCTTGTAATGCAAGATGCGGTTTAAGAATAGCCGTTAAAGACAACAAATGTGTACAAGTTGATGGAAATCCTTATCACCCATATAATAGAGATTTCAACCAAATTTCTTATTCAACAGATATAGAAAAAAGTTTTAAATATTCAGCATCAACGTGTGCAAAACCGCAAATGAATAATGAATATGTTTATAATCCTTACAGAATAACAAAACCTTTAAAAACGGTGAAAGAGGAAGCGGAAAATTCGAACCTATAG
- the yedF gene encoding sulfurtransferase-like selenium metabolism protein YedF, protein MNKKIDCRNAACPKPVLDTKKALEEMDEGILEVLVNSISSVQNVKRFAANQGLVAEEEKLDNGETIIRIVKGYECSIAPKEEDNDKFLDKVLFIKDDKVGEGELGHILIEGFLKTTLEFKKLPEIIVCVNRGVFLTTKNEKTIEILKEFEKRGVKIYSCGVCMNFYKIPPEELKVGEIGNAYDTMDFLLHKNTISL, encoded by the coding sequence ATGAATAAAAAAATAGACTGCAGAAATGCGGCATGTCCAAAACCTGTGCTTGATACAAAAAAAGCACTTGAAGAGATGGACGAAGGAATTTTGGAGGTTTTGGTAAATTCTATTTCATCTGTTCAAAACGTTAAAAGATTTGCGGCAAACCAGGGACTGGTTGCAGAAGAAGAAAAACTGGATAATGGTGAAACCATAATCAGGATTGTAAAAGGTTATGAATGCAGTATTGCACCAAAAGAAGAAGATAATGATAAATTTTTAGATAAGGTGCTTTTTATAAAAGATGACAAAGTTGGAGAAGGCGAGCTTGGACACATATTAATAGAAGGATTTTTAAAAACAACACTTGAATTTAAAAAACTTCCTGAAATTATTGTATGTGTAAACAGAGGTGTATTTTTAACAACAAAAAATGAAAAAACAATAGAAATTTTAAAAGAATTTGAAAAAAGAGGCGTAAAAATTTATTCATGCGGCGTTTGTATGAATTTTTACAAAATTCCTCCAGAAGAGCTAAAAGTCGGAGAAATAGGAAACGCATACGACACAATGGACTTTCTACTTCACAAAAATACTATTAGCTTATAA